Proteins from a genomic interval of Streptococcus oralis:
- the rpmG gene encoding 50S ribosomal protein L33 yields MRVKINLKCSSCGSMNYLTSKNSKTHPDKIEVLKYCPKERKVTLHLESK; encoded by the coding sequence GTGCGAGTAAAAATCAATCTCAAGTGCTCCTCTTGCGGTAGCATGAATTATCTAACCAGTAAGAACTCCAAAACTCATCCTGACAAGATTGAGGTTTTAAAGTATTGTCCCAAGGAAAGAAAAGTAACCCTACATCTTGAATCTAAGTAG
- a CDS encoding NAD-dependent protein deacylase has protein sequence MDKIEQLQDLIDQSQRIVFFGGAGVSTESNIPDFRSSDGVYSHQLGRHFTAEQLVSRTMFERYPEDFFDFYKKYLIYPEAKPNAAHHYLAALEKTGKLKAVVTQNIDSLHEMAGSQKVFKLHGSADRNYCLGCQRFYDLTAFLALEGPVPHCLDCGKVVKPDVTLYEESLDMNVFSQAAQAIRQADLLIIGGTSLVVYPAASLVNYFSGTNLVLINKTSIPQDSQATLVIEGKIGEVFSKLRQ, from the coding sequence ATGGATAAAATTGAACAATTACAAGATTTGATAGATCAAAGCCAACGGATTGTTTTCTTTGGAGGGGCAGGAGTGTCAACCGAGTCTAATATCCCAGATTTTCGTAGTTCAGATGGTGTTTATAGTCATCAGTTAGGCCGTCATTTTACGGCAGAGCAACTCGTTTCTCGGACCATGTTTGAGCGCTATCCAGAAGATTTTTTTGACTTCTATAAAAAATACCTGATTTACCCAGAAGCCAAGCCTAATGCAGCTCATCACTACCTAGCTGCTTTGGAAAAAACTGGCAAGCTAAAGGCTGTTGTGACACAAAATATTGATAGTCTTCATGAAATGGCTGGCTCCCAAAAAGTCTTTAAATTGCATGGGAGTGCGGACCGGAATTACTGCCTAGGTTGTCAACGTTTCTATGACTTAACTGCCTTTCTGGCCCTCGAGGGACCGGTTCCCCACTGCTTAGACTGTGGCAAGGTGGTCAAACCTGACGTGACCTTGTATGAAGAATCACTTGACATGAATGTCTTTAGCCAAGCTGCACAAGCTATTCGGCAAGCTGACTTGCTGATTATTGGTGGGACTTCCTTGGTTGTTTATCCTGCAGCTAGCCTAGTAAACTATTTTTCTGGGACAAATCTGGTCCTTATCAATAAAACCAGTATTCCACAAGATAGCCAAGCTACATTGGTCATTGAAGGCAAGATTGGGGAAGTCTTTTCGAAATTGAGACAATAA
- the era gene encoding GTPase Era, which yields MTFKSGFVAILGRPNVGKSTFLNHVMGQKIAIMSDKAQTTRNKIMGIYTTDKEQIVFIDTPGIHKPKTALGDFMVESAYSTLREVDTVLFMVPADEPRGKGDDMIIERLKAAKVPVILVVNKIDKVHPDQLLAQIDDFRNQMDFKEIVPISALQGNNVSRLIDILSENLEEGFQYFPADQITDHPERFLVSEMIREKVLHLTREEIPHSVAVVVDSMKRDEETDKVHIRATIMVERDSQKGIIIGKGGAMLKKIGTMARRDIELMLGDKVFLETWVKVKKNWRDKKLDLADFGYNEKEY from the coding sequence ATGACATTTAAATCAGGCTTTGTGGCCATTTTAGGACGTCCCAATGTTGGGAAGTCAACCTTTTTGAATCACGTCATGGGGCAAAAGATTGCCATTATGAGTGACAAGGCGCAAACAACACGTAATAAAATCATGGGGATTTACACAACGGATAAGGAACAAATCGTCTTTATCGACACACCGGGGATTCACAAGCCTAAAACAGCTCTTGGGGATTTCATGGTGGAATCTGCCTATAGTACCCTTCGTGAAGTAGACACTGTTCTCTTCATGGTGCCAGCTGATGAGCCACGTGGTAAGGGTGACGATATGATTATCGAGCGTCTGAAAGCTGCTAAGGTTCCTGTGATTCTGGTGGTGAATAAGATTGACAAGGTCCATCCAGACCAGCTTTTGGCTCAGATTGATGACTTCCGTAACCAGATGGACTTTAAGGAAATTGTTCCGATCTCAGCTCTTCAGGGAAATAACGTTTCTCGTCTAATTGACATCCTCAGTGAAAATCTAGAGGAAGGTTTCCAGTATTTCCCAGCTGATCAAATCACAGATCATCCTGAGCGTTTCTTGGTTTCTGAAATGATTCGTGAGAAGGTTCTTCATTTAACGCGTGAAGAGATTCCTCATTCAGTTGCCGTAGTGGTTGACTCCATGAAGCGGGACGAAGAGACAGACAAGGTTCACATTCGCGCAACCATCATGGTCGAGCGTGATAGTCAAAAAGGTATTATCATTGGTAAAGGTGGCGCTATGCTCAAGAAAATTGGGACCATGGCCCGTCGTGATATCGAACTCATGCTAGGGGACAAGGTTTTCCTAGAAACTTGGGTCAAGGTCAAGAAAAACTGGCGTGATAAAAAGCTAGATTTGGCTGACTTTGGCTATAATGAAAAAGAATACTAA
- a CDS encoding chloride channel protein: MKARLRSLPYGLRLLLATLSLGIGTGLVGIACHYLLESVHWLAFGQTSSDLLQQFQEAGGLRRFLVLCVTGVLAAGFWYVLQRRNEILSIRQQIILAGDREPALLAHLFHAGMQVAIVGAGASVGKEGAPREVGALLAGRLSKGFSLTLKERKVLVACGAGAGLAAVYQVPFASSLFVFETLGLTYSWQNFLLVLASTYLATWVAQPIVGQDAIYHLSAVSWSSSSFLQAILIASLVTPLALGFRFLAKRAGHKRRKNGTILWALPLAFLVLGSLAVFFPIFMGNGQVLAQALLSSQPIPYLPLTLAVKGLLVYLLLRNGAYGGTLTPSFALGIGSGYLVTLLLTVVGIHLDPALGMLLGATVFLGTTLQAPLTAIALSLGFTGQDWSLTIPLVLAAGLSYVIRKRWEKKQ, from the coding sequence ATGAAAGCACGACTCCGAAGCCTGCCCTACGGACTGAGGCTACTTCTAGCCACTCTATCATTGGGAATAGGGACGGGTTTGGTTGGAATTGCTTGCCATTATTTACTAGAAAGTGTGCACTGGCTGGCCTTTGGCCAAACTAGTTCGGATTTGCTCCAGCAATTTCAAGAAGCTGGGGGTCTCCGTAGATTCCTCGTTCTGTGTGTGACAGGGGTCTTGGCAGCTGGCTTCTGGTATGTCCTACAAAGGCGCAATGAGATTTTGTCTATTCGTCAGCAAATTATATTAGCTGGAGACAGGGAGCCAGCGCTCTTAGCCCACCTCTTTCATGCAGGTATGCAGGTTGCGATTGTCGGAGCAGGCGCATCGGTCGGAAAAGAAGGAGCACCACGTGAGGTCGGGGCTCTTCTAGCTGGTCGCTTGTCGAAGGGATTCTCTCTAACTCTCAAAGAACGAAAGGTGTTGGTTGCCTGTGGAGCAGGAGCTGGTCTAGCTGCGGTCTATCAGGTTCCCTTTGCTAGTAGTTTGTTTGTCTTTGAGACCTTAGGACTTACCTATAGTTGGCAGAACTTTTTGCTGGTTTTGGCTAGTACTTATCTGGCAACCTGGGTGGCTCAGCCCATTGTTGGTCAGGATGCTATTTATCACCTATCTGCGGTCTCTTGGTCGTCTAGCAGTTTTTTGCAGGCGATTCTGATTGCTTCATTGGTTACTCCACTTGCGCTGGGCTTCCGATTTTTAGCTAAACGGGCGGGCCACAAGCGACGGAAGAATGGGACAATTCTTTGGGCTCTTCCTCTAGCCTTTCTCGTGCTGGGGAGCCTGGCAGTCTTTTTCCCTATCTTTATGGGAAATGGCCAGGTACTAGCCCAAGCCTTGTTGTCTAGCCAGCCAATTCCCTATCTTCCGTTGACTCTTGCAGTGAAGGGGCTTCTAGTTTATCTCCTCTTGCGTAATGGTGCCTATGGAGGAACCTTGACGCCATCATTTGCCTTGGGGATTGGATCTGGCTATTTAGTGACTTTACTTTTGACAGTAGTTGGCATTCATCTGGATCCAGCTCTAGGAATGCTACTAGGAGCAACAGTCTTTTTAGGGACGACCTTACAAGCTCCTCTGACGGCTATTGCCCTGAGCCTTGGATTTACAGGTCAGGATTGGAGTTTGACAATACCGCTTGTACTAGCGGCAGGCTTGTCTTACGTGATTCGAAAGAGATGGGAGAAGAAACAATGA
- the secG gene encoding preprotein translocase subunit SecG yields the protein MYNLLLTILLVLSVVIVIAIFMQPTKNQSSNVFDASSGDLFERSKARGFEAVMQRLTGILVFFWLAIALALTVLSSR from the coding sequence ATGTATAACCTATTGTTAACCATTTTATTAGTATTATCTGTTGTGATTGTGATTGCGATTTTCATGCAACCAACTAAGAACCAATCCAGCAATGTATTTGATGCCAGCTCAGGTGATTTGTTTGAACGTAGTAAGGCGCGTGGTTTTGAAGCTGTGATGCAACGTTTGACAGGTATTTTAGTCTTTTTCTGGCTAGCCATTGCCTTAGCATTGACGGTATTATCAAGTAGATAA
- the coaE gene encoding dephospho-CoA kinase (Dephospho-CoA kinase (CoaE) performs the final step in coenzyme A biosynthesis.), producing MGKIIGITGGIASGKSTVTNFLREQGFQVVDADRLVHQLQKPGGRLYQVLVQHFGQEIILENGELNRPLLASLIFSNPEEQEWSKQTQGEIIREELGALRDQLAQTEAIFFMDIPLLFEQDYANWFDETWLVYVDRDVQVERFMKRDHLSKEVAESRLATQWSLEEKKKLASHILDNNSSRDQLVSQVVKLLEGGDSGARD from the coding sequence ATGGGAAAAATCATTGGAATCACAGGAGGAATTGCCTCTGGGAAGTCAACTGTGACAAATTTCCTAAGAGAGCAAGGCTTTCAAGTGGTAGATGCTGACCGACTTGTCCACCAGCTACAGAAACCTGGAGGCCGTCTGTATCAGGTCTTAGTTCAGCATTTTGGACAGGAAATCATCCTTGAAAATGGAGAACTCAATCGCCCTCTCCTGGCTAGTCTCATCTTTTCAAATCCAGAAGAACAAGAATGGTCTAAGCAAACCCAAGGAGAGATTATTCGTGAGGAATTGGGTGCTCTGAGAGACCAGTTAGCCCAGACAGAAGCGATTTTTTTCATGGATATTCCCCTGCTTTTTGAACAGGACTACGCCAACTGGTTTGATGAAACGTGGCTGGTCTATGTGGATCGAGATGTTCAGGTGGAACGTTTCATGAAACGGGATCATCTTTCTAAGGAAGTAGCAGAGTCCCGTTTGGCAACCCAGTGGTCTTTAGAAGAAAAGAAAAAATTGGCGAGTCATATATTAGATAATAATAGCAGTCGTGATCAACTTGTGAGTCAAGTAGTGAAGTTACTTGAAGGAGGCGATAGCGGTGCAAGAGATTAG
- a CDS encoding diacylglycerol kinase family protein: MDSQDNKRKWKNRDLVSSLEFALTGILTAIKEERNMRKHAVTALVVILAGFVFQVSRIEWLFLLMSIFLVVAFEIINSAIENVVDLASHYHFSMLAKKAKDMAAGAVLVVSLLAAVIGVLIFLPRIWDILF, encoded by the coding sequence ATGGACTCACAAGACAATAAACGAAAATGGAAAAATCGTGACCTGGTATCCAGTTTAGAATTTGCCCTTACAGGAATTCTGACTGCGATCAAGGAAGAACGCAATATGCGAAAACATGCAGTGACAGCCCTTGTGGTTATCCTTGCAGGTTTTGTTTTTCAGGTGTCACGAATCGAATGGCTCTTTCTCCTAATGAGCATTTTCTTGGTAGTAGCCTTTGAAATTATTAACTCTGCTATTGAAAATGTGGTGGATTTAGCCAGTCACTATCACTTTTCTATGTTGGCAAAGAAAGCCAAGGACATGGCGGCAGGAGCCGTGCTTGTGGTTTCCCTTCTTGCTGCAGTGATTGGTGTACTTATCTTTCTCCCACGCATTTGGGATATACTATTTTAA
- the deoD gene encoding purine-nucleoside phosphorylase translates to MSIHIAAKQGEIADKILLPGDPLRAKFIAENFLEDAVCFNEVRNMFGYTGTYKGHRVSVMGTGMGMPSISIYARELIVDYGVKKLIRVGTAGSLNEDVHVRELVLAQAAATNSNIIRNDWPQYDFPQIASFDLLDKAYHIAKDLGMTTHVGNVLSSDVFYSNYFEKNIELGKWGVKAVEMEAAALYYLAAQHHVDALAIMTISDSLVNPDEDTTAEERQNTFTDMMKVGLETLIAE, encoded by the coding sequence ATGTCTATCCATATTGCTGCTAAGCAGGGTGAAATTGCTGATAAAATTCTTCTTCCTGGGGATCCTCTTCGTGCCAAGTTTATTGCGGAGAATTTCCTTGAAGATGCTGTTTGTTTTAACGAAGTGCGTAACATGTTTGGTTACACTGGTACTTACAAGGGCCACCGTGTATCTGTCATGGGAACTGGGATGGGAATGCCATCTATTTCGATTTATGCGCGTGAGTTGATTGTGGACTACGGAGTGAAGAAATTGATCCGTGTGGGAACTGCGGGTTCGTTAAATGAGGATGTTCACGTTCGTGAATTGGTCTTGGCGCAGGCAGCTGCAACCAATTCAAACATCATCCGCAACGACTGGCCACAGTATGATTTCCCACAAATCGCTAGCTTTGATTTGCTAGACAAGGCCTACCATATCGCCAAAGATCTCGGTATGACTACCCACGTTGGGAACGTTTTGTCGTCAGATGTCTTTTACTCAAACTACTTTGAAAAGAACATCGAGCTTGGTAAATGGGGAGTTAAGGCTGTAGAAATGGAAGCGGCAGCTCTTTACTATCTCGCTGCCCAACACCACGTTGATGCTCTTGCAATCATGACTATTTCTGATAGCTTGGTTAATCCAGATGAAGACACTACTGCAGAAGAACGCCAAAACACCTTCACTGATATGATGAAGGTCGGCTTAGAAACCTTGATTGCAGAGTAA
- the pavA gene encoding Rqc2 family fibronectin-binding protein PavA — MSFDGFFLHHMVEELQSELVNGRIQKINQPFEQELVLQIRSNRQSHRLLLSAHPVFGRIQLTQTTFENPAQPSTFIMVLRKYLQGAMIESIEQVENDRIVEITVSNKNEIGDHIQATLIIEIMGKHSNILLVDKSSHKILEVIKHVGFSQNSYRTLLPGSSYIAPPSTESLNPFTVKDEKLFEILQTQELTAKNLQSLFQGLGRDTANELERLLVSDKLSTFRNFFDQETKPYLTETSFSPVPFTNRVGEPFASLSDLLDTYYKDKAERDRVKQQASELIRRVENELQKNRHKLKKQEKELLATDNAEEFRQKGELLTTFLHQVPNDQDQVVLDNYYTNQPVTITLDKALTPSQNAQRYFKRYQKLKEAVKYLTELIEETKATILYLESVETVLNQAGLEEIAEIREELIQTGFIRRRQREKIQKRKKPEQYLASDGKTIIYVGRNNLQNEELTFKMARKEELWFHAKDIPGSHVVISGNINPSDEVKTDAAELAAYFSKGRLSNLVQVDMIEVKKLNKPTGGKPGFVTYTGQKTLRVTPDPKKIASMKKS; from the coding sequence ATGTCATTTGACGGATTTTTTTTACACCACATGGTTGAGGAATTGCAAAGCGAGTTGGTCAATGGTCGCATTCAGAAGATCAATCAACCTTTTGAACAAGAGTTGGTCTTGCAAATCCGTAGCAATCGCCAAAGCCATCGCCTGCTCCTCTCTGCTCATCCCGTTTTTGGACGCATTCAGCTGACCCAAACGACCTTTGAAAATCCAGCCCAACCTTCGACTTTTATCATGGTTTTGAGAAAGTATTTGCAGGGTGCTATGATTGAGTCGATTGAGCAAGTGGAAAATGACCGCATTGTGGAGATCACGGTTTCTAATAAAAACGAAATTGGGGATCATATCCAGGCTACCCTGATTATCGAGATTATGGGCAAACACAGCAATATTCTCCTCGTAGATAAAAGTAGCCATAAAATCCTCGAAGTCATCAAACACGTTGGTTTTTCACAAAACAGCTACCGCACCTTGCTCCCAGGGTCAAGCTATATCGCTCCACCAAGCACGGAATCTCTCAATCCTTTTACTGTCAAGGATGAAAAGCTCTTTGAAATCCTTCAAACCCAAGAGCTAACAGCAAAAAATCTTCAAAGCCTCTTTCAAGGTCTAGGACGCGATACGGCAAACGAATTGGAAAGGCTCTTGGTCAGTGACAAACTATCCACTTTCCGAAACTTCTTCGATCAAGAAACCAAGCCCTACCTAACGGAGACTTCCTTCAGTCCAGTTCCTTTTACGAATCGTGTAGGAGAGCCTTTTGCCAGTCTTTCTGATCTTCTGGATACCTACTACAAAGACAAGGCAGAGCGCGATCGCGTCAAACAGCAGGCCAGCGAACTCATTCGCCGCGTTGAAAATGAGCTTCAGAAAAATCGCCACAAACTCAAAAAACAAGAAAAAGAATTACTGGCGACAGACAACGCTGAGGAGTTTCGCCAAAAGGGCGAATTACTGACAACCTTTCTCCACCAAGTTCCCAATGACCAAGATCAGGTTGTCTTGGATAACTACTACACGAATCAACCTGTTACCATCACGCTTGATAAGGCCCTGACTCCCAGTCAGAATGCCCAACGCTACTTTAAACGCTATCAGAAGCTCAAAGAAGCTGTTAAATACCTGACTGAGCTGATCGAAGAAACCAAGGCTACCATTCTCTATCTAGAAAGCGTGGAGACCGTCCTCAACCAAGCTGGACTGGAAGAAATCGCTGAAATCCGTGAAGAATTAATCCAAACAGGCTTTATTAGAAGACGCCAACGTGAAAAAATCCAGAAACGCAAAAAACCAGAACAGTATCTGGCGAGCGATGGCAAAACCATTATCTATGTCGGTCGAAACAATCTTCAAAACGAAGAATTGACCTTTAAAATGGCTCGCAAGGAAGAACTTTGGTTCCACGCCAAGGACATTCCAGGAAGCCACGTCGTCATCTCAGGCAACATCAACCCTTCTGATGAAGTCAAGACGGACGCGGCGGAGCTAGCTGCCTACTTCTCCAAAGGGCGCTTATCGAACTTGGTTCAAGTGGATATGATTGAGGTTAAAAAACTCAACAAACCAACTGGTGGAAAACCAGGTTTTGTAACCTATACTGGACAAAAGACCCTCCGTGTTACACCAGACCCAAAAAAAATCGCATCTATGAAAAAATCCTGA
- the mutM gene encoding DNA-formamidopyrimidine glycosylase: protein MPELPEVETVRRGLEKLILGKKISSIEVRYPKMIKTDLDEFQKEVPGQVIESMGRRGKYLLFFLTDKVLISHLRMEGKYFYYPDQIPERKHAHVFFQFEDGGTLVYEDVRKFGTMELLAPDLLEAYFVSKKLGPEPREQDFDLQVFQVALSKSKKPIKSHLLDQTLVAGLGNIYVDEVLWRAQVHPARPSQSLTAEEASDIHGQTIVVLGQAVEKGGSTIRTYTNAFGEDGTMQDFHQVYDKAGQECSRCGAVIEKIQLGGRGTHFCPQCQRRD from the coding sequence ATGCCTGAATTACCAGAGGTTGAAACCGTTCGTCGTGGTTTAGAGAAATTAATTTTGGGAAAGAAGATTTCGAGTATAGAGGTTCGTTATCCTAAGATGATCAAGACAGATTTGGACGAGTTTCAAAAGGAAGTGCCTGGCCAAGTGATTGAGTCCATGGGACGCCGTGGCAAGTATCTGCTTTTTTTCCTGACAGACAAGGTCTTGATTTCCCATTTGCGGATGGAGGGCAAGTATTTTTACTATCCAGACCAGATTCCTGAACGCAAGCACGCCCATGTCTTCTTCCAGTTTGAAGATGGAGGCACGCTTGTTTATGAAGATGTACGCAAGTTTGGTACCATGGAACTGTTGGCACCCGACCTATTGGAAGCCTACTTTGTTTCTAAAAAATTAGGACCTGAGCCAAGAGAGCAGGACTTTGATTTGCAGGTCTTTCAAGTTGCTCTATCCAAGTCTAAAAAGCCTATCAAATCCCATCTCCTAGACCAGACCTTGGTAGCTGGCCTCGGTAATATCTATGTGGATGAGGTTCTCTGGCGAGCTCAGGTCCATCCGGCCCGACCTTCTCAGAGTTTAACAGCAGAAGAAGCGTCAGATATTCATGGCCAGACTATTGTTGTTTTGGGACAGGCTGTTGAAAAAGGGGGCTCCACCATTCGAACTTATACAAATGCCTTTGGGGAAGACGGAACCATGCAGGATTTCCATCAGGTCTATGACAAGGCTGGCCAAGAGTGTTCACGCTGTGGGGCAGTGATTGAGAAAATCCAACTTGGCGGACGAGGAACTCATTTTTGTCCTCAGTGTCAAAGGAGGGACTGA
- a CDS encoding multidrug efflux MFS transporter — MQEISWKENLRVAWFGSFLTGASISLVVPFMPIFVEQLGIEGDQVAFYAGLAISVSAVSAALVSPIWGILADKYGRKPMMIRAGLAMTITMGGLAFVPNIYWLLFLRLLNGVFTGFVPNATALIASQVPKDKSGAALGTLSTGVVAGTLTGPFVGGFIAEIFGIRNVFLLVGAFLFLAAILTIFFIKEDFQPVAKEKAIPTKEVFSSFKYPRLLVNLFLTSFVIQFSAQSIGPILALYVRDLGQTENLLFVSGLIVSSMGFSSMMSAGILGKLGDKVGNHRLLVAAQIYSVIIYLLCAHATSPLQLGLYRFLFGLGTGALIPGVNALLSKMTPKSGISRIFAFNQVFFYLGGVIGPMAGSAVAGYLGYHAVFYATAACVTFSCLCNIVQFRSLLKVKEI; from the coding sequence GTGCAAGAGATTAGTTGGAAAGAGAATCTTCGTGTCGCCTGGTTCGGTAGTTTTCTAACGGGCGCCAGCATTTCCTTGGTCGTTCCTTTCATGCCTATCTTTGTGGAGCAGTTGGGAATTGAAGGAGACCAAGTTGCTTTTTATGCTGGATTAGCCATCTCAGTTTCGGCTGTTTCAGCAGCTCTAGTTTCTCCCATCTGGGGTATTCTTGCTGATAAGTACGGTCGAAAACCCATGATGATTCGAGCAGGTCTTGCCATGACTATCACTATGGGAGGTTTGGCCTTCGTGCCAAATATCTATTGGCTACTCTTTCTGCGCTTGCTCAATGGTGTATTTACTGGTTTTGTCCCCAATGCAACGGCCTTGATTGCTAGTCAGGTACCGAAAGATAAGTCGGGAGCGGCTCTGGGGACTCTATCTACTGGAGTTGTTGCAGGAACACTGACGGGTCCCTTTGTTGGAGGCTTTATTGCTGAAATTTTTGGCATTCGTAATGTCTTTTTATTGGTAGGTGCTTTCTTATTTTTAGCTGCAATCCTAACCATTTTCTTTATCAAGGAAGATTTTCAGCCAGTAGCTAAGGAGAAGGCTATCCCAACGAAAGAAGTATTTTCTTCTTTCAAGTATCCTAGGCTCTTAGTAAACCTATTTTTGACGAGCTTTGTCATTCAATTTTCAGCTCAATCAATTGGCCCCATTCTGGCTCTTTATGTGCGGGACTTAGGGCAGACTGAGAATCTCCTCTTTGTATCAGGATTGATTGTATCCAGCATGGGATTTTCTAGCATGATGAGTGCTGGAATTCTAGGAAAACTTGGCGATAAGGTAGGGAATCATAGATTGTTAGTCGCGGCGCAGATTTATTCCGTCATCATTTACCTTCTTTGTGCTCATGCGACCAGCCCCCTTCAACTTGGCTTGTATCGTTTTCTCTTTGGTTTGGGAACAGGAGCTCTCATACCAGGTGTCAATGCCCTTCTCAGCAAAATGACTCCAAAATCAGGTATTTCAAGGATTTTCGCCTTCAACCAAGTCTTTTTTTACCTCGGTGGAGTGATTGGACCTATGGCGGGATCCGCAGTTGCAGGATATTTGGGCTACCATGCTGTCTTTTATGCGACAGCAGCCTGTGTAACTTTCAGTTGTTTATGTAACATAGTGCAATTTAGATCATTATTAAAAGTAAAGGAAATCTAG
- a CDS encoding type 1 glutamine amidotransferase, whose translation MKVHFVLHETFEVPGAYLKWALARGHHITSTKVYEKEPLPETIDGIDFLIVMGGPQSPDEDRENFPYYDPKAELAFMKEAIAADIYIVGVCLGAQLLSVAYGAKYEHSPEREIGVYPVTLTMQGLTDPHVSLFGETLETGHWHGDMPGLTEDAVVLATSQGCPRQIIRFSSKHYAFQAHLEFDPEAVELLITADGEEQLREQSEKLSFVQTPEELRGNDYSEMNAKLYAFLDSLVN comes from the coding sequence ATGAAGGTACATTTTGTACTGCATGAAACATTTGAAGTTCCGGGCGCTTATCTAAAATGGGCTCTGGCACGAGGGCATCACATTACATCAACAAAGGTTTACGAAAAAGAACCTCTTCCTGAAACAATTGACGGAATTGATTTTCTGATTGTTATGGGTGGCCCTCAATCACCTGATGAGGATAGAGAAAACTTCCCATACTATGACCCTAAGGCTGAGCTTGCTTTTATGAAAGAAGCAATTGCTGCAGATATCTATATTGTTGGTGTCTGTCTTGGTGCGCAGCTCCTGTCTGTTGCCTATGGTGCGAAGTATGAACATAGTCCAGAGCGCGAGATAGGCGTTTATCCTGTGACATTGACGATGCAAGGTCTAACAGATCCTCATGTCAGCTTGTTCGGAGAAACCTTAGAAACCGGCCACTGGCACGGTGATATGCCAGGGCTGACAGAGGATGCTGTTGTTCTTGCGACGAGTCAAGGTTGTCCACGTCAGATTATTCGCTTCAGTTCGAAACATTATGCCTTTCAGGCTCATTTGGAATTTGATCCCGAAGCAGTAGAACTCTTAATCACTGCGGATGGTGAGGAGCAATTAAGAGAGCAAAGTGAAAAGTTATCTTTTGTTCAGACACCAGAAGAATTACGTGGAAACGATTACTCTGAAATGAATGCAAAACTGTATGCATTTTTAGATTCGTTGGTAAACTAG
- the ybeY gene encoding rRNA maturation RNase YbeY encodes MYIEMVDETGQVSQEILQQTQEILEFAAQKIGKEDKEMAVTFVTNERSHELNLEYRDTDRPTDVISLEYKPELDIAFDEEDLLENPELTEMMSEFDAYIGELFISIDKAHEQAEEYGHSFEREMGFLAVHGFLHINGYDHYTPEEEAEMFGLQEEILTAYGLTRQ; translated from the coding sequence ATGTATATTGAAATGGTAGATGAAACTGGTCAAGTTTCACAAGAAATCTTGCAACAAACCCAAGAAATTTTGGAATTTGCTGCCCAAAAAATAGGAAAAGAAGACAAGGAAATGGCAGTCACTTTTGTTACCAACGAGCGTAGTCACGAACTCAACCTCGAGTACCGTGACACCGATCGTCCGACGGATGTCATCAGCCTTGAGTATAAGCCAGAGTTGGATATTGCCTTTGACGAAGAGGATTTGCTTGAAAATCCTGAATTGACAGAGATGATGTCTGAGTTTGATGCCTATATTGGGGAATTGTTTATCTCTATCGATAAAGCGCATGAGCAGGCTGAGGAATACGGTCACAGCTTTGAGCGTGAGATGGGCTTCTTGGCAGTACACGGCTTTTTACATATTAACGGCTATGATCACTACACTCCGGAAGAAGAAGCGGAGATGTTCGGTTTACAAGAAGAAATTTTAACAGCCTATGGACTCACAAGACAATAA